GGTGCACCAGTTTACATGACTGCTGTCTTGGAATACTTGACTGCCGAAATTTTGGAGTTGGCTGGTAACGCTGCCAGAGACAACAAAAAGACGAGAATCATCCCAAGACATTTGCAATTGGCCATCAGAAATGATGAGGAATTAAACAAATTATTGGGTAACGTCACAATTGCTCAAGGTGGTGTTTTGCCAAACATCCAGCCTTCTTTGttgccaaagaagag
The sequence above is a segment of the Brettanomyces nanus chromosome 4, complete sequence genome. Coding sequences within it:
- the HTA2_2 gene encoding Histone H2A.2, with the protein product MSGGKGGKAGTTEKASTSRSARAGLTFPVGRVHRLLRRGNYAQRIGSGAPVYMTAVLEYLTAEILELAGNAARDNKKTRIIPRHLQLAIRNDEELNKLLGNVTIAQGGVLPNIQPSLLPKKRARASQEL